A window from Ostrinia nubilalis chromosome 13, ilOstNubi1.1, whole genome shotgun sequence encodes these proteins:
- the LOC135077481 gene encoding glomulin-like isoform X1: MEPSVDVVELISNLLDTGKYKEALSVPNEQKHKDSFKDNCWDLISVIVGKLQDDTIIVKPSLHGACEQLLALIVEASTPEEALLELIEQVEVAKNDAQFGVILVPLQQLLKKLSVKRGRSLEWCLNSISTYIENIPIPEHHLEDKERLLMDCDTNIRRIAKVYSMLPPFYRPFIKELEQSHFNMKAKQIINAFLVSLLGKPLINIDLDPDNNAMSEARQCCSMIIQDICTLEKNIFRVIEYINICHKENQKSVKKANASNDDEIAPYEHREKINMTTLAGLAYTLFSGHFEVPDANIPQVYSAEYTVHTVMLSVVHLLSFTEYGLLAKGIALCNAILKHLPDNAPQTLLACSVHFDLCKNLMNVAIYSQYEPLRKEAVKLIGLHINKFVYSGRIMLIKYLIETANHSGMIGYAITLYKNSIDLSLKDATLDKCFTGAQFMNMIKKICNLPHGAESDIVELADQIITSLNFLRYLALRDSENKTGIRDCFQMIESDYLEKLRTGLNMSKAHYEEKMKEIEEGKGLGNDTNISVNVGGNVLDNIPVENKKEIINSALNAFHLIEGLVARLSECININKMQALTMDCE, translated from the coding sequence ATGGAACCAAGTGTAGACGTTGTTGAACTAATATCCAATTTATTGGACACGGGCAAATACAAGGAAGCTCTTAGTGTACCTAATGAACAGAAACATAAAGATAGTTTTAAGGACAACTGTTGGGACTTAATTTCTGTAATAGTAGGCAAACTCCAAGATGATACTATCATAGTGAAGCCATCACTTCATGGTGCCTGTGAACAACTATTAGCACTTATAGTTGAAGCCTCAACACCCGAAGAAGCGCTGCTGGAGTTAATTGAACAAGTAGAAGTAGCCAAAAATGATGCCCAGTTTGGTGTAATCTTAGTTCCACTTCAGCAATTATTGAAGAAGTTATCAGTGAAACGAGGAAGATCTTTGGAATGGTGTTTGAACTCAATAAGCACATATATTGAGAACATTCCAATCCCTGAACACCATTTGGAAGATAAAGAACGCTTGCTCATGGACTGTGACACAAACATTAGGAGAATTGCTAAGGTTTATTCAATGCTCCCACCTTTCTACCGTCCTTTTATTAAAGAGCTAGAACAGTCTCATTTTAATatgaaagcaaaacaaattataaatgcatTTCTTGTAAGTCTTCTTGGAAAACCATTGATTAACATCGATCTGGACCCTGATAACAATGCAATGAGTGAAGCAAGGCAATGTTGCAGCATGATCATTCAAGATATATGCACACTGGAGAAGAACATATTCAGAGTGATAGAATACATTAACATCTGTCATAAAGAAAACCAGAAATCTGTTAAAAAAGCAAATGCCAGTAATGATGATGAGATTGCCCCTTATGAGCACAGAGAGAAAATAAACATGACCACTTTGGCTGGATTAGCATACACCCTATTTTCTGGTCACTTTGAAGTTCCTGATGCTAATATTCCTCAAGTCTACAGCGCAGAGTACACAGTCCACACTGTAATGTTGTCAGTGGTACATCTGTTGAGTTTCACTGAATATGGGCTACTTGCCAAAGGGATTGCACTGTGCAATGCAATTTTAAAGCATCTGCCAGATAATGCACCACAAACTTTGTTAGCTTGTTCAGTACATTTTGACTTGTGCAAGAATTTAATGAATGTGGCAATTTATTCACAGTATGAGCCACTACGCAAAGAGGCAGTAAAATTGATAGGTcttcatattaataagtttgtGTACAGTGGGAGGATTATGCTCATTAAATATTTGATAGAGACAGCAAATCATTCAGGCATGATTGGATATGCTATTACATTGTATAAGAACTCTATAGATTTGTCACTGAAGGATGCTACCTTAGACAAATGTTTTACAGGAGCACAATTTATGAATATGATTAAGAAAATTTGTAATCTACCACATGGAGCAGAATCAGACATAGTCGAGTTGGCTGATCAAATAATTACATCACTTAATTTCCTCCGATACTTGGCTTTAAGAGATTCAGAAAATAAAACTGGAATAAGAGATTGCTTCCAAATGATAGAATCCGATTACTTGGAGAAATTAAGAACTGGGCTGAACATGTCTAAAGCTCACTATGAGGAGAAGATGAAAGAAATTGAAGAAGGAAAAGGACTTGGGAATGATACAAATATATCTGTAAATGTTGGAGGAAATGTCTTGGATAATATACCTGTTGAAAACAAGAAAGAAATTATAAATTCTGCATTGAATGCTTTTCATCTGATTGAGGGTTTAGTGGCTAGATTGTCTGAATgcataaatattaacaaaatgcaGGCTCTTACTATGGATTGTGAATAG
- the LOC135077486 gene encoding uncharacterized protein LOC135077486, whose amino-acid sequence MNKNYERCTHCNRRKWLTSGCLRKWLKPLECKHLQRTIDNKRDFSNADIVNCVFLSERKPPVNTNKFVKFWKNKLFITGSVRSLQRYFGTKSNGGEYICSLAKRNHPSTSSEKCFIARSDYDFKDLLEPKKEMVKCQHSEGHLVLRGHQHHTSLETCSIYCQLSKHGWYWGGITSSEAEELLAGQHDNVFLVRDSYDSRHILCVSFRCVGRTLHARLRHANGLFSLNNETFVPVNRISEHCATVDVKSNLLEMPFKLARPLNRFATLDSLQMICRFVIRVTVAPNNWDKLPLPPNLISYVSGGSDYITPS is encoded by the exons ATGAACAAAAATTACGAAAGATGCACTCATTGTAATCGACGAAAATGGCTCACTTCTGGCTGCCTTCGCAAATGGTTGAAACCATTGGAATGTAAACATTTGCAACGAACCATTGATAACAAGAGAGATTTTAGTAATGCAGATATAgtaaattgtgtctttttgtcaGAGAGGAAGCCCCCAGTTAACACAAACAAATTTGTTAAATTCTGGAAAAACAAATTGTTTATCACTGGTAGTGTTAGATCTTTGCAGCGTTATTTTGGGACTAAAAGCAATGGTGGCGAATATATATGCAGTTTGGCTAAGCGGAACCATCCCTCAACATCATCAGAGAAATGTTTCATTGCCAGGTCTGATTATGATTTCAAAGATCTATTGGAGCCGAAAAAAGAAATGGTAAAATGTCAGCATTCAGAAGGACATTTAGTTCTCAGAGGTCATCAGCATCACACATCGCTTGAAACATGTTCAATATATTGTCAGTTGTCAAA GCATGGCTGGTATTGGGGTGGCATAACTTCCAGTGAGGCTGAAGAACTGTTGGCAGGCCAACATGACAATGTATTTCTTGTCAGAGACTCGTATGACTCCAGGCACATTCTGTGTGTCTCATTCCGGTGTGTTGGCCGAACACTGCACGCCCGCCTCAGGCATGCCAATGGTcttttttcattaaataatgAAACATTTGTGCCAGTTAACAGGATATCAGAACACTGCGCTACAGTGGATGTCAAGTCAAATCTTTTAGAAATGCCTTTTAAATTAGCCAGGCCATTAAACAG atTTGCAACCCTGGATTCTTTACAAATGATATGCAGATTTGTGATAAGGGTAACAGTTGCACCAAACAATTGGGACAAGTTACCCTTACCACCTAACTTGATTAGCTATGTATCTGGAGGCAGTGACTACATAACACCATCATAG
- the LOC135077480 gene encoding coiled-coil domain-containing protein 93, giving the protein MAAKQKNIFTRSKPLMNIYSTVDHEGKEVEVREDAEQLVKWHEISDALVAAGYYRAQLQGLSAFDKIVGGLSWCIELCDIDVDISLLFEENLTIGKKIALTEKIVKILPSMKCPYIIEPHQIQGLDFINIFPLIQWLIKYSSEFREAKEDELRKFAVMQYEKSHIFESDRALFLQKEKMLRNLANIQNMYKPCRVRKRKGGMPVNELEQVNATLSEYDQRMLMHVTTNKEDTKKDEGLDFLYDYEKTLADPSAITTETDRFDKDLDNNQDTADTKKHYAVLQSELTGEVSKELERSEKVKYSEDADRLTKAINAMEKEIDVYKRDHENRMDAARKQYSDMVSKLKKITCKLMNADDSSDKNVKEFYKSLKELAHERIELLQIIQHREKEHKRLQEELRAAQDPANIPEDQPLTPEELKEFKQREDKLKSFMASMRLELAKLNREVLRYNTAVDEVPGTAELLQYEKRFMELYNQVASKHRETKQYYIFYNTLYEVKLYTSKELSLLNSILDNYDEAMSSARKREEFMTQFESIVDWVNQTVKKVEEKYRIEKERKTNLHSEYSRLLEIQRQYAAALKKLAEERQKINRERHS; this is encoded by the exons ATGGCAGCAAAGCAAAAGAATATATTTACGAGAAGTAAACCATTGATGAACATCTACAGCACAGTAGATCACGAAGGCAAAGAG GTTGAAGTTCGTGAAGACGCTGAACAGTTAGTGAAATGGCATGAAATATCCGACGCGCTCGTGGCGGCCGGCTACTACCGCGCTCAGCTGCAGGGCCTCTCGGCGTTCGATAAAATAGTGGGCGGTTTGAGCTGGTGCATAGAGTTGTGCGACATTGATGTAGACATCAGCCTGCTGTTTGAAGAAAATCTTACCATTGGCAAAAAGAT TGCATTGACAGAGAAAATAGTTAAAATTCTGCCTAGTATGAAATGTCCGTACATAATTGAACCACATCAGATACAGGGCCtagattttattaatattttcccACTGATTCAGTGGCTTATTAAGTACTCAAGTGAATTTAGAGAAGCAAAGGAGGATGAACTGAGAAAGTTTGCTGTTATGCAATATGAAAAGAGCCACATATTTGAATCTGACAGAGCCTTATTTCTACAAAAAGAGAAAATGTTAAGAAATCTGGCAAATATTCAG AATATGTACAAACCATGTAGAGTCCGTAAACGAAAAGGAGGCATGCCAGTCAATGAGCTGGAGCAAGTCAACGCTACATTATCGGAGTACGACCAGCGGATGTTGATGCATGTTACCACCAATAAAGAGGACACGAAAAAAGATGAAGGACTTGATTTCTTG tatgATTATGAAAAGACACTGGCTGATCCATCTGCCATTACAACAGAG ACTGACCGATTTGACAAAGATCTTGATAACAATCAAGATACAGCAGACACTAAAAAACATTATGCAGTGCTTCAATCGGAACTAACTGGCGAGGTTTCAAAAGAGCTGGAGAGGAGTGAAAAGGTCAAGTATTCTGAAGATGCTGATAGACTCACCAAAGCTATCAATGCAATGGAAAAGGAGATAGATGTGTATAAAAGAGACCATGAGAACAGAATGGATGCTGCAAGGAAGCAATATTCAGACATGGTTagcaaattgaaaaagattacTTGCAAATTGATGAATGCAGATGATTCCAG TGACAAGAATGTGAAAGAGTTTTACAAATCATTGAAAGAACTTGCACATGAAAGGATTGAACTTTTACAAATAATTCAGCACAGAGAAAAAGAACACAAACGACTTCAAGAAGAATTGAG AGCTGCTCAAGATCCTGCGAATATTCCAGAAGACCAGCCTCTAACACCAGAAGAGCTGAAAGAGTTCAAACAAAGAGAAGACAAGTTGAAATCCTTCATGGCCAGTATGAGACTAGAGTTGGCCAAGTTGAACCGTGAAGTGCTCAGGTACAACACTGCTGTGGATGAGGTACCAGGCACTGCTGAACTCTTGCAGTATGAGAAAAGATTCATGGAACTGTATAACCAAG TTGCTTCAAAACACAGAGAAACAAAGCAGTATtacatattttacaatacactcTATGAAGTCAAGTTGTATACTTCAAAAGAATTAAGTTTGCTGAATTCCATTCTGGATAACTATGATGA AGCAATGTCTTCAGCTAGAAAAAGGGAAGAATTTATGACCCAATTCGAATCCATTGTTGACTGGGTCAACCAAACGGTCAAAAAGGTCGAAGAGAAGTACAGAATCGAAAAGGAACGCAAAACAAACCTTCACAGCGAATATTCGCGATTGCTTGAAATACAGCGACAGTATGCAGCCGCGCTGAAAAAGCTCGCTGAAGAGAGGCAGAAAATAAACAGGGAGAGACACAGTTGA
- the LOC135077490 gene encoding zinc transporter 7-like, with protein MPYVMVMGSLSAPHLSKDEGATVYGLKSEERAALVRELNSAFGMAIATSSDMERTVKVTQKGLTLVVVNRLHGLLGYDVVSHAMAMTNANRELVSFTLYKKTSTGSHGHGQSHSHGQSHSHGQSHSHGQSHSHGQSHSHGPSHGHGQSHSHGHGHSERKSHTHGSVVTL; from the exons ATGCCGTACGTTATGGTGATGGGCAGCCTCAGCGCGCCGCACTTGTCGAAGGATGAAGGCGCCACCGTGTACGGACTCAAAAGCGAGGAGCGGGCGGCTTTAGTGCGG GAGCTAAACTCGGCCTTTGGGATGGCGATAGCAACATCATCAGACATGGAAAGAACTGTCAAAGTGACTCAGAAAGGTCTAACTTTGGTGGTGGTGAATCGGCTTCACGGTTTATTGGGGTACGACGTAGTGTCGCATGCCATGGCGATGACGAACGCTAACAGAGAGCTGGTTTCCTTCACCTTGTACAAGAAGACTAGCACTGGGTCTCATGGGCACGGACAAAGCCATAGCCACGGACAGAGCCATAGCCACGGACAGAGCCATAGCCACGGACAGAGCCATAGCCACGGTCAGAGTCACAGCCACGGCCCGAGCCACGGCCATGGACAGAGTCATAGCCATGGCCACGGACACAGCGAGCGCAAGAGTCACACTCACGGCAGCGTGGTCACGCTTTGA
- the LOC135077481 gene encoding ubiquinone biosynthesis protein COQ9, mitochondrial-like isoform X2 yields MSNLQRVFRSIRNGHKYILPLTTVPVNKSQRIIRHYCKNPPQHESKLPTPVVNEQEEHQYEENVKNHILQCALEYVPKTGWSVESLSAGAEAAGYPGITHGLFPNGGGDLVHYFNVKCNESLVEQMKNWPKEDLKEHKVPTKFIENAIITRLSMIEPYKSTWPKAMAIQALPNNVPNCLATLLSLVDDICYHSGDRSVDFNWYIRRVGLAGIYKATELFYLTDKSANHNATRSFVSSRIRDAQLIQTALNLNPVSAAPQTLTAAFVTAKNILGINTLK; encoded by the exons ATGAGTAATTTGCAGCGAGTTTTCCGTT CAATAAGGAATGGccataaatatattttaccacTAACAACTGTCCCAGTCAACAAAAGCCAAAGAATAATTAGACACTATTGTAAAAATCCTCCTCAGCATGAGTCGAAATTACCAACACCAGTAGTGAATGAGCAAGAAGAGCACCAATATGAAGAGAATGTAAAGAATCACATATTGCAGTGTGCTCTAGAGTACGTTCCGAAGACTGGCTGGTCTGTGGAGTCACTGAGTGCAGGAGCAGAGGCTGCTGGTTACCCTGGTATCACTCATGGCTTGTTCCCCAATGGAGGAGGTGATCTAGTTCATTATTTCAATGTTAAATGCAATGAAAGTTTAGTGGAACAAATGAAAAAC TGGCCGAAAGAAGACTTGAAAGAACACAAAGTTCCAACCAAATTCATAGAAAATGCAATTATTACAAGACTTTCTATGATAGAACCATATAA gaGTACATGGCCCAAGGCGATGGCGATTCAAGCACTCCCAAACAATGTACCAAACTGTCTTGCTACACTGCTGTCCTTAGTGGACGATATTTGCTATCATTCTGGTGATAGAAGTGTTGAT TTCAACTGGTATATCCGACGAGTGGGGCTAGCCGGCATTTATAAGGCTACGGAATTATTTTATCTAACAGACAAAAGCGCGAACCACAACGCGACGAGAAGTTTCGTATCATCTCGGATTAGAGACGCCCAGTTGATACAAACCGCGCTCAACTTGAATCCCGTCTCAGCTGCTCCCCAAACGTTAACTGCAGCGTTTGTAACG gcTAAGAATATACTGGGAATAAACACACTGAAGTAA